One window from the genome of Oryza glaberrima chromosome 3, OglaRS2, whole genome shotgun sequence encodes:
- the LOC127766728 gene encoding non-specific lipid transfer protein GPI-anchored 14-like — MAAAAAARWWVAAVVVAVAAMAGAAKGDFAADKAECADKLMALATCLTYVEEKATARAPTRDCCAGLGQVVAGSKKCLCVLVKDRDEPALGFRINVTRAMDLPSGCSIAATFSDCPKMLNMSPDSKEAEIFKQYAREHESNNATKPAPAAAAAATGSAGKATAATGDAGVGRRQRSSLAARAVAAAVLAAVFGLTVA, encoded by the exons atggcggcggcggcggcggcgagatggtgggtggcggcggtggtggtggcggtggcggcgatggcgggggcGGCGAAGGGGGACTTCGCGGCGGACAAGGCGGAGTGCGCGGACAAGCTGATGGCGCTGGCGACGTGCCTGACGTACGTGGaggagaaggcgacggcgagggcgccgaCGAGGGATTGCTGCGCCGGGCTTGGGCAGGTGGTCGCCGGCAGCAAGAAGTGCCTGTGCGTGCTCGTCAAGGACCGCGACGAGCCGGCGCTGGGCTTCCGCATCAACGTCACCCGCGCCATGGACCTCCCCTCCGGCTgctccatcgccgccaccttctccgACTGCCCAA AGATGCTGAACATGTCGCCTGACTCCAAGGAGGCAGAGATCTTCAAGCAGTACGCGAGGGAGCACGAGTCCAACAACGCCACCAAGCCTGctcctgctgccgctgctgctgccaccg GTAGCGCTggcaaggcgacggcggcgaccggcgacgccggcgtggggcggcggcaACGCAGCTCGCTCGCCGCGCGtgccgtggccgcggcggtgctcgccgccgtatTCGGCCTCACCGTCGCCTGA